The following proteins are co-located in the Malus sylvestris chromosome 13, drMalSylv7.2, whole genome shotgun sequence genome:
- the LOC126596082 gene encoding probable U3 small nucleolar RNA-associated protein 7, whose translation MGVKQDEGNYVPPNEKSDNITDELEIKMNKFLRGKANLEGLQDKKLKGQLTIREELYGKSAQAAAMAEKWLLPSEGGYLEAEGMEKTWRIKQESIAREVDISSSRNQFDIILPDLGPYTLDFTSSGRHMAIGGRKGHLAIVDMKTMRLIKEFQVRETVRDVVFLHNDLFFAAAQKRYPYIYNRDGTELHCLKEHGAVLRLQFLKNHFLLASINNFGQLHYQDVTMGEMVGSYRTGIGRTDAMQVNPYNGVVALGQSLGTVSMWKPTSSASLLRLLCHKGPVSAIAFHPNGHLMATAGKERKIKLWDLRKLGDEPLQTLPGNAKTLDFSQKGLLACQLGNGSSVQILRDLDGNQMYKTYMNHGMVKGYQIEKLLFRPYEDVLGIGHSMGWSSILIPGSGEPNFDTLVANPFETSKQRRESEVHSLLDKLPAETIMLDPAKIGTLKPERKKEKPTKQEKMAEIEVAVEVVKGIKLKKKTKGRSKPSKRTIKKKDLIAKAKSPFLAQQMKEEEQVARKKQKTTEFVEPPTSLMRFVRKKATA comes from the exons ATGGGTGTGAAACAAGATGAGGGCAATTATGTGCCTCCAAACGAGAAATCC GACAATATAACTGATGAGCTCGAGATAAAAATGAACAAGTTTCTTAGAGGCAAAGCTAATTTGGAG GGCTTGCAAGATAAAAAGTTGAAGGGTCAACTTACCATTCGAGAAGAATTATATGGGAAATCTGCACAAGCTGCTGCCATGGCCGAGAAG TGGCTTCTACCAAGTGAGGGAGGCTATTTGGAGGCTGAAGGCATGGAGAAGACATGGAGGATCAAACAAGAATCAATTGCTCGTGAAGTAGATATATCAAGCTCAAGGAATCAATTTGATATTATCTTACCAG ATCTCGGACCGTACACGCTGGATTTCACCTCAAGTGGTCGCCATATGGCAATTGGTGGACGCAAGGGCCATCTGGCTATTGTAGACATGAAGACTATGAGGCTGATTAAAGAATTTCAG GTTAGAGAAACAGTGCGGGATGTGGTGTTCTTGCACAACGATTTATTCTTTGCTGCAGCCCAGAAAAG GTATCCCTATATTTATAACCGGGATGGCACTGAACTTCATTGCTTAAAG GAACATGGTGCAGTTTTAAGGCTTCAATTCTTGAAAAACCACTTCCTTTTGGCATCAATAAACAATTTTGGGCAGCTTCATTATCAGGATGTGACAATGGGTGAGATGGTAGGTAGTTACAGGACAGGCATAGGCCGTACTGATGCGATGCAGGTGAACCCCTATAATGGGGTTGTTGCTTTGGGTCAATCACTTGGTACAGTTTCCATGTGGAAGCCTACAAGCTCTGCGTCTCTACTTAGACTTCTGTGTCACAAGGGACCCGTCTCGGCAATCGCATTCCACCCTAATGGCCATCTCATGGCGACAGCTGGGAAAGAGAGGAAAATTAAGCTTTGGGACTTGAGGAAACTTGGGGATGAACCGCTCCAAACTTTACCGGGCAATGCAAAGACGTTGGATTTTAGTCAGAAGGGTCTTTTAGCTTGTCAGCTGGGAAATGGATCATCTGTACAAATCTTGAGAGATTTGGATGGGAATCAGATGTACAAGACATACATGAATCATGGAATGGTTAAAGGTTACCAAATAGAAAAGCTGTTGTTTCGACCTTATGAAGATGTTTTAGGCATAGGGCACTCTATGGGATGGTCCAGTATCCTGATTCCTGGTTCAGGGGAACCCAATTTTGATACCTTGGTGGCAAATCCATTTGAAACGTCTAAACAAAGAAGAGAGAGTGAAGTGCACTCTTTACTTGATAAGCTCCCGGCTGAGACGATTATGCTTGATCCTGCAAAGATCGGCACATTGAAGCccgagagaaagaaagagaaaccaacaaaacaagagaaaatggccGAGATTGAAGTTGCTGTTGAAGTTGTGAAGGGCATTAAactgaagaagaaaacaaagggGAGGAGTAAGCCGAGTAAGAGGACGATAAAGAAAAAAGACTTAATTGCAAAAGCAAAGAGTCCTTTCTTAGCGCAACAAATGAAAGAGGAAGAACAAGTAGCTAGAAAGAAGCAGAAAACGACTGAATTTGTGGAGCCACCAACATCGTTGATGCGGTTTGTCCGCAAGAAAGCAACTGCATGA
- the LOC126596081 gene encoding lipoamide acyltransferase component of branched-chain alpha-keto acid dehydrogenase complex, mitochondrial-like isoform X3, whose protein sequence is MENPFFTVEIDDLCATFSPVYKRKNQLHGFIKFCRRPVDFSVHLFSSIAGGAFFPQLSVSSLHFRARFILYCRFHLVPLRRSDIQCKIAYNVNGRWFSSEAMADVAAGGNGNGNGIVGVPLAQTGEGIAECELLKWFVREGDQVDEFQPLCEVQSDKATIEITSRYLGKVSQLLYVPGDIVKVGEILLKMAVEESQVPKQICESLENTKLLDSELNTHNIGGVLSTPPVRNLAKQFHIDINEGCGTGKDGRVLKEDVIKYAAQKGIIEVPSVSLSASPEKALGGEDSYAHTSAESRWNYDYKTVTLRGFQRRMVQSMSMAAKVPHFHYVEDIKCDALVELKNSFQSNNTDSNVKHTFLPLLIKTLSMAMNKYPLMNSSFNEESLEVTLKGLYSVQSIAIVTGSHNIGIAMATPYGLVVPIIKNVQSLSILEITMELSRLLQLAMENKLKHEDISDGAITLSNIGAIGGKYGSPLLSLPEVAIIAIGRMHKVPRFADDGTLHPVSVMTVNIGADHRVLDGATVARFCNEWKQFIENPELLMLRMR, encoded by the exons ATGGAGAATCCCTTCTTTACGGTGGAAATCGACGATCTATGTGCAACATTTAGCCCAGTTTATAAGAGGAAGAACCAATTACATGGGTTTATCAAGTTTTGTA GGCGGCCGGTGGATTTCTCCGTACACCTCTTCAGCTCCATCGCCGGCGGTGCATTCTTTCCACAACTCTCCGTTTCGAGTCTCCACTTTCGAGCTCGTTTCATTCTCTACTGCCGCTTCCACCTGGTTCCGCTTCGCCGATCAGATATCCAATGTAA AATTGCGTATAATGTGAATGGGAGGTGGTTTTCAAGTGAGGCAATGGCTGATGTTGCAGCAGGGGGTAATGGTAATGGTAATGGTATAGTTGGTGTACCATTGGCTCAAACCGGTGAAGGCATTGCCGAATGCGAGCTCCTCAAATGGTTCGTGCGGGAG GGGGATCAAGTTGACGAATTTCAGCCACTTTGTGAAGTGCAAAGTGACAAAGCAACCATCGAAATAACAAGCCGTTATCTGGGGAAAGTTTCTCAGCTTCTCTATGTTCCAGGTGACATCGTCAAG GTTGGAGAAATTCTTTTAAAGATGGCCGTCGAGGAATCTCAGGTTCCAAAGCAGATTTGTGAGAGTTTGGAAAACACTAAGTTGCTAGATTCTGAGCTGAACACACATAACATAGGCGGAGTTTTATCGACACCTCCTGTTCGGAACCTTGCAAAGCAATTCCATATAGACATAAATGAAGGCTGTGGAACTGGTAAAGATGGGAGAGTGTTAAAAGAAGATGTCATTAAATATGCTGCCCAGAAGGGAATCATTGAAGTTCCTTCTGTCTCCTTGAGTGCTAGTCCCGAGAAAGCTTTGGGAGGAGAAGATAGTTACGCACATACTTCAGCTGAATCGCGATGGAATTATGACTATAAGACAGTTACCCTGAG GGGATTTCAGCGAAGAATGGTTCAATCAATGAGCATGGCTGCAAAAGTTCCACATTTTCATTATGTTGAGGATATAAAGTGTGATGCACTTGTGGAGCTGAAAAATTCTTTCCAAAGTAATAATACCGATTCAAATGTCAAGCACACTTTCCTTCCATTATTGATAAAGACTCTCTCAATGGCCATGAACAAATATCCCCTGATGAATAGTAGCTTCAATGAAGAGTCACTCGAGGTCACCCTCAAAGGTTTGTACTCTGTACAATCCATAGCAATTGTTACAGGTTCCCACAATATCGGAATTGCCATGGCTACTCCATATGGTCTAGTTGTACCAATCATAAAGAATGTTCAGTCTCTTTCTATTTTGGAG ATAACAATGGAACTTTCACGGTTACTACAACTTGCAATGGAAAACAAGCTCAAGCATGAAGATATATCTGACGGAGCAATAACTTTAAGTAATATTGGAGCAATTGGTGGGAAATATGGTTCGCCTCTTCTCAGCTTACCTGAGGTTGCCATTATTGCAATTGGACGAATGCACAAGGTTCCACGATTTGCAGATGACGGAACTTTACATCCTGTCTCAGTTATGACG GTCAATATAGGCGCAGATCATAGAGTGCTGGATGGAGCAACTGTTGCCAGGTTCTGCAACGAATGGAAACAATTTATAGAGAATCCAGAGCTGCTCATGTTGCGTATGAGATAG
- the LOC126596081 gene encoding lipoamide acyltransferase component of branched-chain alpha-keto acid dehydrogenase complex, mitochondrial-like isoform X2: MENPFFTVEIDDLCATFSPVYKRKNQLHGFIKFCTELLYYSSIHLIRRRPVDFSVHLFSSIAGGAFFPQLSVSSLHFRARFILYCRFHLVPLRRSDIQCKIAYNVNGRWFSSEAMADVAAGGNGNGNGIVGVPLAQTGEGIAECELLKWFVREGDQVDEFQPLCEVQSDKATIEITSRYLGKVSQLLYVPGDIVKVGEILLKMAVEESQVPKQICESLENTKLLDSELNTHNIGGVLSTPPVRNLAKQFHIDINEGCGTGKDGRVLKEDVIKYAAQKGIIEVPSVSLSASPEKALGGEDSYAHTSAESRWNYDYKTVTLRGFQRRMVQSMSMAAKVPHFHYVEDIKCDALVELKNSFQSNNTDSNVKHTFLPLLIKTLSMAMNKYPLMNSSFNEESLEVTLKGSHNIGIAMATPYGLVVPIIKNVQSLSILEITMELSRLLQLAMENKLKHEDISDGAITLSNIGAIGGKYGSPLLSLPEVAIIAIGRMHKVPRFADDGTLHPVSVMTVNIGADHRVLDGATVARFCNEWKQFIENPELLMLRMR; the protein is encoded by the exons ATGGAGAATCCCTTCTTTACGGTGGAAATCGACGATCTATGTGCAACATTTAGCCCAGTTTATAAGAGGAAGAACCAATTACATGGGTTTATCAAGTTTTGTACTGAG cTCCTTTactattcttcaattcatctgattcgACGGCGGCCGGTGGATTTCTCCGTACACCTCTTCAGCTCCATCGCCGGCGGTGCATTCTTTCCACAACTCTCCGTTTCGAGTCTCCACTTTCGAGCTCGTTTCATTCTCTACTGCCGCTTCCACCTGGTTCCGCTTCGCCGATCAGATATCCAATGTAA AATTGCGTATAATGTGAATGGGAGGTGGTTTTCAAGTGAGGCAATGGCTGATGTTGCAGCAGGGGGTAATGGTAATGGTAATGGTATAGTTGGTGTACCATTGGCTCAAACCGGTGAAGGCATTGCCGAATGCGAGCTCCTCAAATGGTTCGTGCGGGAG GGGGATCAAGTTGACGAATTTCAGCCACTTTGTGAAGTGCAAAGTGACAAAGCAACCATCGAAATAACAAGCCGTTATCTGGGGAAAGTTTCTCAGCTTCTCTATGTTCCAGGTGACATCGTCAAG GTTGGAGAAATTCTTTTAAAGATGGCCGTCGAGGAATCTCAGGTTCCAAAGCAGATTTGTGAGAGTTTGGAAAACACTAAGTTGCTAGATTCTGAGCTGAACACACATAACATAGGCGGAGTTTTATCGACACCTCCTGTTCGGAACCTTGCAAAGCAATTCCATATAGACATAAATGAAGGCTGTGGAACTGGTAAAGATGGGAGAGTGTTAAAAGAAGATGTCATTAAATATGCTGCCCAGAAGGGAATCATTGAAGTTCCTTCTGTCTCCTTGAGTGCTAGTCCCGAGAAAGCTTTGGGAGGAGAAGATAGTTACGCACATACTTCAGCTGAATCGCGATGGAATTATGACTATAAGACAGTTACCCTGAG GGGATTTCAGCGAAGAATGGTTCAATCAATGAGCATGGCTGCAAAAGTTCCACATTTTCATTATGTTGAGGATATAAAGTGTGATGCACTTGTGGAGCTGAAAAATTCTTTCCAAAGTAATAATACCGATTCAAATGTCAAGCACACTTTCCTTCCATTATTGATAAAGACTCTCTCAATGGCCATGAACAAATATCCCCTGATGAATAGTAGCTTCAATGAAGAGTCACTCGAGGTCACCCTCAAAG GTTCCCACAATATCGGAATTGCCATGGCTACTCCATATGGTCTAGTTGTACCAATCATAAAGAATGTTCAGTCTCTTTCTATTTTGGAG ATAACAATGGAACTTTCACGGTTACTACAACTTGCAATGGAAAACAAGCTCAAGCATGAAGATATATCTGACGGAGCAATAACTTTAAGTAATATTGGAGCAATTGGTGGGAAATATGGTTCGCCTCTTCTCAGCTTACCTGAGGTTGCCATTATTGCAATTGGACGAATGCACAAGGTTCCACGATTTGCAGATGACGGAACTTTACATCCTGTCTCAGTTATGACG GTCAATATAGGCGCAGATCATAGAGTGCTGGATGGAGCAACTGTTGCCAGGTTCTGCAACGAATGGAAACAATTTATAGAGAATCCAGAGCTGCTCATGTTGCGTATGAGATAG
- the LOC126596081 gene encoding lipoamide acyltransferase component of branched-chain alpha-keto acid dehydrogenase complex, mitochondrial-like isoform X1, with protein MENPFFTVEIDDLCATFSPVYKRKNQLHGFIKFCTELLYYSSIHLIRRRPVDFSVHLFSSIAGGAFFPQLSVSSLHFRARFILYCRFHLVPLRRSDIQCKIAYNVNGRWFSSEAMADVAAGGNGNGNGIVGVPLAQTGEGIAECELLKWFVREGDQVDEFQPLCEVQSDKATIEITSRYLGKVSQLLYVPGDIVKVGEILLKMAVEESQVPKQICESLENTKLLDSELNTHNIGGVLSTPPVRNLAKQFHIDINEGCGTGKDGRVLKEDVIKYAAQKGIIEVPSVSLSASPEKALGGEDSYAHTSAESRWNYDYKTVTLRGFQRRMVQSMSMAAKVPHFHYVEDIKCDALVELKNSFQSNNTDSNVKHTFLPLLIKTLSMAMNKYPLMNSSFNEESLEVTLKGLYSVQSIAIVTGSHNIGIAMATPYGLVVPIIKNVQSLSILEITMELSRLLQLAMENKLKHEDISDGAITLSNIGAIGGKYGSPLLSLPEVAIIAIGRMHKVPRFADDGTLHPVSVMTVNIGADHRVLDGATVARFCNEWKQFIENPELLMLRMR; from the exons ATGGAGAATCCCTTCTTTACGGTGGAAATCGACGATCTATGTGCAACATTTAGCCCAGTTTATAAGAGGAAGAACCAATTACATGGGTTTATCAAGTTTTGTACTGAG cTCCTTTactattcttcaattcatctgattcgACGGCGGCCGGTGGATTTCTCCGTACACCTCTTCAGCTCCATCGCCGGCGGTGCATTCTTTCCACAACTCTCCGTTTCGAGTCTCCACTTTCGAGCTCGTTTCATTCTCTACTGCCGCTTCCACCTGGTTCCGCTTCGCCGATCAGATATCCAATGTAA AATTGCGTATAATGTGAATGGGAGGTGGTTTTCAAGTGAGGCAATGGCTGATGTTGCAGCAGGGGGTAATGGTAATGGTAATGGTATAGTTGGTGTACCATTGGCTCAAACCGGTGAAGGCATTGCCGAATGCGAGCTCCTCAAATGGTTCGTGCGGGAG GGGGATCAAGTTGACGAATTTCAGCCACTTTGTGAAGTGCAAAGTGACAAAGCAACCATCGAAATAACAAGCCGTTATCTGGGGAAAGTTTCTCAGCTTCTCTATGTTCCAGGTGACATCGTCAAG GTTGGAGAAATTCTTTTAAAGATGGCCGTCGAGGAATCTCAGGTTCCAAAGCAGATTTGTGAGAGTTTGGAAAACACTAAGTTGCTAGATTCTGAGCTGAACACACATAACATAGGCGGAGTTTTATCGACACCTCCTGTTCGGAACCTTGCAAAGCAATTCCATATAGACATAAATGAAGGCTGTGGAACTGGTAAAGATGGGAGAGTGTTAAAAGAAGATGTCATTAAATATGCTGCCCAGAAGGGAATCATTGAAGTTCCTTCTGTCTCCTTGAGTGCTAGTCCCGAGAAAGCTTTGGGAGGAGAAGATAGTTACGCACATACTTCAGCTGAATCGCGATGGAATTATGACTATAAGACAGTTACCCTGAG GGGATTTCAGCGAAGAATGGTTCAATCAATGAGCATGGCTGCAAAAGTTCCACATTTTCATTATGTTGAGGATATAAAGTGTGATGCACTTGTGGAGCTGAAAAATTCTTTCCAAAGTAATAATACCGATTCAAATGTCAAGCACACTTTCCTTCCATTATTGATAAAGACTCTCTCAATGGCCATGAACAAATATCCCCTGATGAATAGTAGCTTCAATGAAGAGTCACTCGAGGTCACCCTCAAAGGTTTGTACTCTGTACAATCCATAGCAATTGTTACAGGTTCCCACAATATCGGAATTGCCATGGCTACTCCATATGGTCTAGTTGTACCAATCATAAAGAATGTTCAGTCTCTTTCTATTTTGGAG ATAACAATGGAACTTTCACGGTTACTACAACTTGCAATGGAAAACAAGCTCAAGCATGAAGATATATCTGACGGAGCAATAACTTTAAGTAATATTGGAGCAATTGGTGGGAAATATGGTTCGCCTCTTCTCAGCTTACCTGAGGTTGCCATTATTGCAATTGGACGAATGCACAAGGTTCCACGATTTGCAGATGACGGAACTTTACATCCTGTCTCAGTTATGACG GTCAATATAGGCGCAGATCATAGAGTGCTGGATGGAGCAACTGTTGCCAGGTTCTGCAACGAATGGAAACAATTTATAGAGAATCCAGAGCTGCTCATGTTGCGTATGAGATAG